Part of the Leptotrichia massiliensis genome, ATGAAAACGATTGTTTGAGCATTAGCGAGTTTCGTTTTTATTTCAAAAAAATGCTTAGACGAGCAGGGATTGTAAAGGGGATGGCGATTGTTCCCCTTTACGTATAAAAAAAGAAAAAATATATGAATTATAGAAAGAAAATTCATTAACAATAATTTTTTCAATAAGTATATTAAAAAAAAGAAAGAGAAATTTTTTATTCAAATTCCTTGATAAATTTAGAAAAAATCTGTATAATAGATATAGAAAAAGAAAGTTATTTAAAAAATGGAAGGAAGAATGTTTATGAAAAAAAGACCAGTAGTTTTAATAATTTTAGACGGATGGGGAATGAACCATCACGATAATGAAGTAGATGGAGTAAAATTAGCAAAACCTATAAATTTTAACAATTATGTAAAAGAATATCCATATACTGAATTGAGAGCAGATGGGGAATTTGTAGGATTGCCTGAAGGACAGTTTGGAAATTCTGAAGTTGGGCATACAAATATTGGTGCTGGAAGAGTAGTTTACCAAATGCTGCCAAAAATTACAAAAGCTATTAAAGAAGGTACAATTTTAGAAAATAAAGTGTTGTCAGATATTATGGAAACTACAAAATCGAATGGTAAAGCTTTACATATTACAGGATTGACTTCTGATGGTGGAGTTCACTGTCACATTAATCATATAATTGGATTAGCTGACATGGCTAAGAAAAAAGGATTGACAGAAGTTTATGTTCATGCAATTATGGATGGAAGAGATACTGCCCCTGAAAGTGGAGTGGAGTACTTGGCACAATTGCAAAAAGCATTGGATGAACTTGGTGTAGGAAAAATTGCTACAGTTGTAGGAAGATACTATGCAATGGATAGAGATAACAACTGGGATAGAATAGAACTTGCCTATGATGCTCTAACTTCTGGAGAAGGAAACTTGGCGGCAACTGCTGATGAAGCAATCAGAAATTCTTATGCAGAAGCAATTACAGATGAATTTGTAAAACCTGTTAAAATTGGTTCAAAAGATAATGGATTGATTAAAGATGGAGATGGTGTAATTTTTGCAAACTTTAGACCTGATAGAGCTAGACAATTAACTAGAACATTTGTTGACCCTGAGTTTACTGGATTTACAAGAAAAGTTTATCCTAAAGTAAATTTTGCTACAATGGCTCAATATGATGTAACATTCAGCTCGCCAGTGGCATTCCCGCCTGAAACAATTGTAAATGGATTTGGGGAAGTTGTATCAAAAGCTGGATTAATTCAAGTAAGAACAGCAGAAACTGAAAAATATGCACACGTAACATTCTTCTTCAACGGAGGAAAAGAAGAACCATATCCAGGAGAAATCAGATTGTTGTCTGATTCACCAAAAGTTGCAACTTATGATCTGCAGCCTGAAATGAGTGCTTATAAAGTGAAAGACAGATTAATTGAAGAATTAAATACTGGAAAAGTTGATACAGTTGTATTAAACTTTGCAAATCCTGACATGGTTGGGCATACTGGAAATGTAGAAGCTGTTATGGAGGCTTGTCAAGCGGTAGACAACTGTACTGGGCAGATTGTAAGAAAAGTATTAGAATTAGATGGTGCGGTATTAATTACTGCAGATCACGGAAATGCTGATTTATTAGTAAATCCTGAAACAGGAGAACCTCATACAGCACACACTGTAAATCCTGTTCCATTTATCTTCATCTCAAATGATATGAAAGACGCAAAATTAAGAACAGATGGAAAACTAGCTGACATTACTCCAACAATGCTTGATTTATTAGGATTGGAAAAACCAGCTGAAATGGATGGAAGTACATTAATCGTAAAATAAATTATTTTAATTGAAAATAGATTCAAAATATAGTTAAAAAGAAATCTCTCTATAAATTTAAAAAGAGAGATTTTTTTGTTGTAATACAAATAAAAAAGTGTTATAATAGAACGAAAACTAAAAAAAATTTAGATTTAGATTTGAATTATAATTAAAAATTAAAATAACATAATTTAAAAAGTCAATCAATTTAAAATTATTATACAGTTCTACTCAAATCCGTAACTTTCTTAATTCTTTTTAACATGATTTTGAATAGATTTGAACATATAATAAGCATTTTTGAATATGATTGGCTATAATTATGTAAAATTTTAATATTGTAATTATTACAGAGTGATAAAGATTTAAAAATTTAAAAATAATTAATTAGATAGCGGTACAATTAGAAAATCATATGTATTTTATCTGATTAGAAAAAAGTAAAAAGGAGAAAAATATGAGTAACAATTTACAACAAGCAAAAAAAGATTTAAAAGCCTTTGCAAAAAGGGCAAAAAATGTAAAATATACGGAATCATTACTGTTTTCATATTTAATAACAGGAATGATAACGTTTTCAATTGGTTTGAACACTTCTTCAAATGTACTTTATGAACGTATGAATAAAGAGCTAGTAATGTCGGCTGATAAGACACGTACTGCTATTAAGAAAAAGAAAAAAGCGAATGAAGAAGCAATAGAAGATTTAAATTTAGAATTGATTCAATTAATGGAACAAGGGGATCAAGTTGTAAAATCAAAATGGGCTTCGTGGCAATTTGGATCAAATACTTTTATATTAAGTAGTAATGGAGCGTATAAAGGTAGAGGAGATAAAGCTGCAAAATATCCGTTTAATGGGATATTTACTCGTGGAAACTGGGCAGATAATGGAATTTTGTCAACTAGACGTAGAGGATTTGGTAGTGCCCCAATACATTCTTCAAATGTGGATACAAGATCTTATGGACTAGCTTCATTATTACATGTTCAAGAGCCAGAAGTAGAAATTCAAATAATGGCAAATGTACGTCCAAAATCTGTTACAAAGGAAGAAATCTCAATCAATCCGCAAATTGATATGCCTAGAGAAGTTGTGCGTCCTGAGATTAATTTGAGCGTAACTTCGCCAATAACAGCCCCTACAATTTTACTTCCTACTCTAAATCCTGTGACAATTGAAGTACCGAATCCACAGGAGCCAGCTACACCAGCTACAGTAACTGCTCCAAGTATTAGTATGAATTTGTCAGCACCAACAATAGCTGTAAATATTACACCACCATCACTAAGTATGAATGTAACGGCACCGACTCCAAATGTAAATACATTGACAATTATTCCTCCAGATATTTCAGAAGTTAGTGCAATTAGTGTTACTAAACCTACTGCTCCAAGTGTTACACCACCAAATCCGACAGCTAATCCTATAGTTTTTAGTATTCCACAATTGGAATCGTATGGAAATACCATAACAGCTGACAATACAATGAATTCTAATAAAAATTTACTTGATCCTAGTTACAGGTTAAGTAAAGCAGCTTCTGGTCATCATAAAGCTATTGGAGAATATATGACTAACAGTGGTTATTTTTATTCAGGTGAAAATACAGAGATGCATGTTGATATAACAAAACAAAGGGCAATAACATTAGATCCTGGTCTTCCTCAAATTAAAGGAGGAGATCATAATCCTAATTATTCATTTGAAAATAAAGGTAAAATATATTTAGAAGTAATGGAAGTTGCAGGAATTGAAGTACAGCCAGATACATGGAATAATCCGCAAGTTACCGGTATAAATGGTTCAACAGGTCTTATAAGCGGGAATAAATCATTACAAGTGGCTCTTTTGTTTACAGACGAAGGAACAGGAAGCAGTACTACAAATAAACATACATTAAGAAATGAAGGGGAAATAAGTTTAAGTGGAAATATTTCAGCAGGATTTGCAACTAGTGATTTCAAGAGTGGTGTAAGCGTAAGTACTATAGCAATTAATAATGGGAATGTAAATATTAGTGGAGATAATAGTCACGGTATGGTTGTTTCAAAAACAACAAATGCTTTAGGACCTGATTCAAGTTTTGTGAATAATGGAAAAATTAATGTTACTGCAAATGATTCGGGTGGTATGACAGTACTTGGTAAAATCCAAGGTGGAGCAACTAATAATGGAACAATTACAATAACTGCTAAAAATTCATTTGGACTTTATTCACAAGTAGATTCTAATGTAAAAAATACTAAAGATGCAAATATTGATATTGAAAATGGCTCTCAAGGAAGTATGGGAATAAGGGTCGGAAATGCTTCGGCAACGAATATGAAAAATGAAGGTACGATTACTATTAAGAGTACAGATGGAAAAAATATAGGAGTTTATTCAAGTTCAGCAAAGTTTGTTAATGAAGGTAAAATTAAAGTAAATGGAGCAAATGAAAATATTGGAATGTACTTTAACGGAACGACTGGAACTACAGGAAATCAAGGAACAATAACAGTTGCGGGAAATAAAGTATATGGTGTAATCTTAAATAATGCGACATTTGAGAATGAAAAAAAGATAGAAGTAACATCAGATGGTACTGACTCTATTGGGTTATATCTTTCAAACGGATCTACTGCAACAAATAAAAATGGCGCAATTATTTCAAATGCGGCATATCATGCTGTTGTACAAAATACAGGAACATTTACAAACGCTGGAGTTGTATCTGTTGAAGCAGGTGGAAAAGTAGGCTTATATTCAGAAAATGGAACATTTACAAATGCAAATAATGGAGAAATAAAATCTAGTAATGGTGGAATTGCAATATTTACTAGTGGCTCTACTGGAACTATTGAAGGTACAGTTACAGTTGGAGATTCAGGAACTAGCACTGGAATCGGAGTATATTCTGATGGATCTACTACAAGTACTACTTTTCAGGGTAATGCAGTGTTAAGTTTGGGAGAAAGAACAGTTGGACTTTATTCATCTAAGGCTAGTAATTTTGGAAAAGCTTTCACAATAACAAATCTAAGTACTTCGATTGGTAAAAAATCTGTATTCGCCTACTTTGGAAATACAGGAAATACATCAGATGATACTGTAGATATAACAAATACTACGTTACAAAATTTAACTGTTTCAAGTATGGGTGAAAATTCAGCTGTATTTTATGGTGCGAAAAATACGACTATAAATATTGATGGAAATATTACAGCTGACAGTACGAAATTTTCTAATATTAATGATTCAGCACAATTTTTAGTGTCTGATGCTGGAAAAGTTAATATTAAGTCATCAAAAATCTTGACTTCTGGATTTAAAACGACAATTTCAGGATTAAATGGAGCTGTTGTAACAAATGATGGAAAACTTATATTATCAGGAAAAGACGGGGCTATAGGAATTTACTCCAATGCTTCGAAAGTAACAAATAACAATATAATAACAACTGCAAATAACAGTTCAATCGCAATTTATGGAAAAGAAAGTTCAACATTGACAAATAGCAGTACTGGGAAAATAACAACTTCTGGAACTTCATCAGTTGGAATACTGGCAAATAGCAGTACAGTAAGTAATGCCACTGGTGGCGAAATAACAACTTCTGGAACAGGATCGGCGGGAATTTATGGAATAACAAATTCGACAATTGAAAATTCTGGAAATATAACTACAGAAGAAACAGGATCAGCAGGAATTTATGCGGATAACAGTGATGTTACAAATAAAACAACTGGGAAAATAACTTCTAAAAAAGGAAGTTCAGCAGGAATTTATTCAACATCTACATCTGCAAAAAATGTCAAAAATAAAGGAACTATAGAAGTTGGAGTGGCAAGTTCGACTGAAACTCAAAATGTTGGAATTTATGCAGAAGGTAATCAGAATGTAGAAAATGATGGAAACATAAATATTCATATAGGTAATTCAA contains:
- the gpmI gene encoding 2,3-bisphosphoglycerate-independent phosphoglycerate mutase; the encoded protein is MKKRPVVLIILDGWGMNHHDNEVDGVKLAKPINFNNYVKEYPYTELRADGEFVGLPEGQFGNSEVGHTNIGAGRVVYQMLPKITKAIKEGTILENKVLSDIMETTKSNGKALHITGLTSDGGVHCHINHIIGLADMAKKKGLTEVYVHAIMDGRDTAPESGVEYLAQLQKALDELGVGKIATVVGRYYAMDRDNNWDRIELAYDALTSGEGNLAATADEAIRNSYAEAITDEFVKPVKIGSKDNGLIKDGDGVIFANFRPDRARQLTRTFVDPEFTGFTRKVYPKVNFATMAQYDVTFSSPVAFPPETIVNGFGEVVSKAGLIQVRTAETEKYAHVTFFFNGGKEEPYPGEIRLLSDSPKVATYDLQPEMSAYKVKDRLIEELNTGKVDTVVLNFANPDMVGHTGNVEAVMEACQAVDNCTGQIVRKVLELDGAVLITADHGNADLLVNPETGEPHTAHTVNPVPFIFISNDMKDAKLRTDGKLADITPTMLDLLGLEKPAEMDGSTLIVK